One Sinorhizobium arboris LMG 14919 genomic region harbors:
- a CDS encoding LysR family transcriptional regulator: MDQPAWKGSLAIIGEDDAAQQRQMPNLASIDLNLLVELEALLQYRNVTHAAQHVGRSQPAMSRALSRLRGMFGDDLLVRGSSGLVRTPQAERLAKMLPSVLKAIRDMLTRSFARSDTRWKATIAMPDHQALIVLPRLLPRLHECAPHLDIVTDPLLEGALRRLEQGDIDLAVGQIGTAPPGFLRRKLYADRFACLLRHDHPALEQEWSIGTFAALRHASIVSDSNDRFGQVYDGLIKLGLSDRHPIVVSNLLTAAVVIAATDLVLVVPHRVASRIAAMLPLTVIDPPVELAPYDVALIWHERSHRDLEHRWLRHEIAAAARARPERPNTKSNAAETE; the protein is encoded by the coding sequence ATGGATCAACCTGCTTGGAAGGGATCACTTGCGATCATCGGTGAAGATGATGCCGCGCAGCAACGGCAGATGCCGAACCTGGCATCAATCGACCTAAACCTGCTGGTGGAGCTTGAAGCGCTACTGCAGTACCGCAACGTCACGCATGCGGCCCAACATGTCGGCCGAAGTCAACCGGCAATGAGCCGAGCGTTGTCAAGGCTGCGTGGCATGTTCGGTGACGATCTTTTGGTTCGCGGCTCGAGCGGCTTGGTTCGGACGCCGCAGGCCGAACGCTTGGCCAAAATGCTGCCCTCGGTGTTGAAGGCGATCCGCGACATGCTAACCCGCAGCTTTGCCCGGAGCGACACGCGCTGGAAGGCAACAATCGCGATGCCCGATCATCAAGCGCTGATAGTGCTGCCGCGTCTTTTGCCGCGTCTGCACGAGTGCGCGCCTCATCTAGACATTGTTACCGATCCGCTCTTGGAGGGTGCACTGCGCCGACTTGAGCAAGGTGACATCGATTTGGCTGTCGGGCAGATCGGTACGGCACCTCCCGGCTTCTTGCGGCGAAAGCTCTACGCCGACCGCTTTGCTTGCCTGCTTCGCCATGACCACCCAGCTCTGGAGCAAGAATGGAGTATCGGGACCTTTGCTGCGTTGCGCCACGCCTCCATCGTCTCCGACTCCAATGACCGATTTGGTCAGGTCTATGACGGGCTGATCAAGCTGGGACTATCGGATCGCCATCCAATAGTGGTCTCCAATTTGCTGACAGCGGCTGTGGTGATCGCGGCAACCGACTTAGTGCTAGTCGTACCGCATCGCGTTGCAAGCCGGATCGCCGCCATGCTGCCGCTCACGGTTATCGATCCCCCCGTGGAGCTGGCGCCCTACGACGTTGCATTGATCTGGCACGAGCGTTCACATCGCGACCTGGAACATCGTTGGCTCCGCCACGAAATAGCTGCGGCAGCAAGGGCCCGGCCGGAGCGGCCGAACACGAAATCAAACGCGGCCGAGACTGAGTGA
- a CDS encoding LysR family transcriptional regulator codes for MRFKGLDLNLLVAFDALTTKRSVTEAARSITLSQPAMSSALARLRAFFGDELFTMRGRELIPTPRAEALAPAVRDALSHIQFSIISWDIFNPAISQRRFRIILSDFMTHIFFEKVVERVAREAPAVGFELLSPDDDPDELLRRGEIDFLIVPELFMSNVYPQATLFDETLVCVGCPTNQQLSQQLSFERYMSMGHVVAKFGSALAPSIEESLLLRHVIEKRIEVVAPAFSLIPPLLSGTNRIATIPLRLARHFAKTMPLRIVELPLPVSAFTMAVQWPALHDRDQASIWMREILLQEAARIAASNKPVGTP; via the coding sequence ATGCGTTTTAAGGGCCTTGATCTCAATCTCCTTGTTGCGTTCGATGCTCTGACGACTAAACGAAGCGTCACCGAAGCGGCACGCAGCATCACTCTCAGTCAACCGGCCATGAGTTCCGCCCTCGCCCGGCTACGCGCCTTTTTCGGCGATGAGCTGTTTACAATGCGGGGCCGCGAACTTATCCCAACACCGCGTGCGGAAGCGCTTGCCCCTGCAGTTCGCGACGCACTCTCGCATATTCAGTTTTCCATCATTTCCTGGGACATCTTCAACCCGGCCATATCGCAGCGGCGTTTTAGGATCATTCTGTCCGATTTCATGACGCATATCTTCTTCGAGAAGGTTGTAGAGCGTGTGGCGCGGGAGGCTCCCGCCGTTGGCTTCGAATTGCTGTCTCCCGATGATGATCCCGATGAATTACTCCGACGTGGTGAAATCGATTTCCTCATCGTCCCGGAACTGTTTATGTCGAACGTGTATCCCCAAGCGACACTCTTCGACGAGACACTCGTCTGCGTGGGGTGCCCCACGAACCAGCAACTCTCGCAGCAACTTTCCTTCGAAAGATACATGTCGATGGGGCATGTTGTAGCCAAGTTCGGGAGCGCGCTGGCGCCCTCCATCGAAGAATCGTTATTGCTCAGGCACGTTATCGAGAAACGCATCGAGGTCGTCGCGCCAGCTTTTAGCTTGATCCCGCCGCTGCTATCGGGCACCAACCGAATAGCGACCATACCCTTGCGGCTCGCTCGCCATTTCGCAAAGACAATGCCCTTACGGATTGTGGAGCTTCCGCTGCCAGTTTCAGCATTCACCATGGCTGTCCAGTGGCCCGCCCTCCACGACAGGGATCAGGCAAGCATCTGGATGCGGGAAATCCTGCTACAGGAGGCTGCCCGCATAGCTGCTTCGAATAAGCCCGTCGGGACGCCCTGA